Proteins encoded together in one Flavobacteriales bacterium window:
- a CDS encoding dihydrofolate reductase produces the protein MKKLLYFALAGGFLLSACGTNPADEAENNSADTTAMDDFQWQTEQFADIKIIRYQIPGWDHLTAKQHVMVYYLTQAGLAGRDMIWDQNYRYNLDIRRALEHIVSNYEGDREGEDWENFMVYTKRVWFSNGSHHHYSMSKIMPAFSEAYFQSLLNDTGYNLDAKIVVAVFDPEVDNKKVNLDPDKGLLAGSATNFYDPNITEEEVDAFYAGMMASASNKKVSFGLNSKVVKNESGKLEEKIWRVGGMYSEAIEQVVYWLEKAAGVAENEAQAEALRLLVEYYKTGDLETWDEFNVAWVSATDGDIDYIQGFVEVYNDPKGYKGSYESIVEIKDFDASERMAVLAENVQFFEDNSSIMDEHKKANVVGVSYKVVNVAGESGDASPSTPIGVNLPNANWIRADHGSKSVSLGNIVAAYEAASGKGFLEEFVHDDAVRERMKEHGKLAAKMHTALHEVIGHASGKLNEGVGTPKETLKNYASTLEEARADLVSLYYITDSKLVELGLVPSTDVGKAEYDSYMMNGLITQLRRLEPGEVLEEAHMRNRQINASWAYERGKADNVVSFDVINGKTYVVVNDYEKLRVIFGELLREIQRIKSEGDYEAGKALVENYGVQVDTELHAEVLERAEALNTAPYGGFINPEIRPVMDGDSIVDAEVHYPADFTEQMLMYAERYSFLK, from the coding sequence ATGAAAAAGCTTTTATACTTCGCCCTCGCGGGCGGATTTCTACTCTCCGCATGTGGAACAAATCCCGCCGATGAGGCGGAAAACAATTCTGCTGATACCACGGCAATGGACGATTTTCAGTGGCAAACCGAACAGTTCGCCGATATCAAGATCATTCGGTACCAAATTCCCGGTTGGGATCACTTGACGGCTAAGCAGCACGTTATGGTGTATTACCTCACGCAGGCCGGATTGGCAGGGCGCGATATGATCTGGGATCAAAACTACCGCTACAACCTCGATATTCGTCGCGCCTTGGAGCACATCGTGAGTAATTACGAGGGTGATCGCGAAGGTGAAGATTGGGAGAATTTTATGGTTTATACCAAGCGCGTGTGGTTTTCGAATGGAAGTCACCACCACTACAGCATGAGTAAGATCATGCCGGCCTTTTCGGAGGCTTACTTTCAGAGCCTGCTGAACGATACAGGGTATAATTTGGACGCTAAGATCGTTGTGGCCGTGTTCGATCCTGAAGTGGATAACAAGAAAGTGAATTTAGATCCAGATAAAGGATTGTTGGCCGGATCGGCAACGAATTTCTATGACCCCAACATCACGGAAGAAGAAGTTGATGCTTTCTATGCCGGCATGATGGCTAGTGCATCCAATAAAAAGGTGTCTTTCGGGTTGAACTCGAAGGTCGTAAAGAACGAATCGGGAAAACTCGAAGAAAAGATTTGGCGCGTTGGCGGTATGTACAGTGAGGCTATCGAGCAAGTAGTATACTGGCTCGAAAAGGCTGCAGGGGTTGCAGAGAATGAAGCACAGGCCGAAGCGCTTCGCTTGTTGGTGGAGTATTACAAGACCGGTGATCTAGAGACTTGGGACGAGTTCAATGTAGCCTGGGTAAGCGCTACCGATGGAGATATCGATTATATCCAAGGATTCGTAGAGGTTTACAACGATCCCAAGGGTTATAAGGGTAGCTACGAAAGCATCGTGGAGATCAAGGATTTCGATGCCTCGGAGCGTATGGCCGTATTGGCGGAAAACGTGCAGTTCTTCGAGGATAACTCTTCGATCATGGACGAGCATAAGAAAGCTAATGTGGTCGGGGTAAGCTATAAAGTAGTGAACGTTGCCGGAGAAAGCGGAGACGCATCACCAAGTACACCGATCGGTGTAAACTTACCGAATGCCAACTGGATCCGTGCAGATCACGGCTCCAAATCAGTAAGCTTAGGGAATATCGTAGCGGCTTATGAAGCGGCTTCCGGTAAAGGTTTCTTGGAGGAATTCGTTCACGACGATGCCGTTCGCGAGCGCATGAAAGAGCACGGGAAGCTAGCGGCCAAGATGCATACGGCCTTGCACGAAGTAATTGGCCACGCCTCGGGTAAACTCAACGAAGGAGTTGGTACGCCCAAGGAGACCCTCAAGAACTACGCAAGTACATTGGAAGAAGCGCGGGCCGACTTGGTCTCCTTATACTATATCACCGATTCTAAGTTGGTAGAGTTAGGCCTAGTGCCAAGTACCGATGTGGGTAAAGCCGAGTACGACAGCTACATGATGAATGGGCTAATAACGCAATTACGTCGTTTGGAACCGGGAGAGGTTCTCGAAGAAGCGCATATGCGTAACCGTCAAATCAATGCTTCTTGGGCTTACGAAAGAGGTAAGGCCGACAACGTGGTGAGTTTTGACGTGATCAACGGCAAAACCTACGTGGTGGTGAATGATTATGAAAAGCTGCGCGTCATATTCGGAGAATTGCTTCGCGAGATACAGCGAATCAAATCAGAAGGTGACTACGAAGCCGGTAAAGCATTAGTTGAAAACTACGGAGTGCAGGTCGACACGGAACTGCATGCTGAAGTACTCGAGCGTGCTGAAGCACTCAATACGGCACCCTATGGTGGATTCATCAACCCCGAGATTCGACCCGTTATGGACGGCGATAGCATCGTCGATGCCGAAGTGCATTATCCGGCCGATTTCACCGAGCAAATGTTGATGTACGCCGAGCGCTATAGCTTCTTGAAATAA